A DNA window from Niabella yanshanensis contains the following coding sequences:
- a CDS encoding pyridoxal phosphate-dependent aminotransferase: MQLSSLLERFAEPETLKMAKLGRELRAKGVDVIDLSLGEPDFDTPEHIKQAAIQAINDNWSHYTPVPGFLDLREAVCTKLKRDNNLDYKPEQIVVSTGAKQSLANVLLALVDENEEVVIPTPYWVTYSELVKIARGKVVEIRTSVEKGFKATAEEVEAAITPNTKAFLFSSPCNPSGAVYNKEELAALAQVFKRHPQVTIISDEIYEYINYVGDHESIAQFEDIKDRVVIVNGLSKGFAMTGWRIGYTASSVAIAKGMEKLQGQFTSGTCSIAQKAGVAALTTDLKPTQEMAEEFTRRKKRVLELVNEIPGVICSDPDGAFYIFPDMSSYFGKTDGETFIKDSADLCMYILNTAHVSSVMGAAFGEPNCVRFSFANSLPNIEKGWVRIKDALSKLK, translated from the coding sequence ATGCAATTATCATCTCTTTTAGAGCGCTTTGCAGAGCCGGAAACGCTTAAAATGGCAAAATTGGGGCGCGAATTAAGGGCGAAAGGTGTTGATGTAATTGACCTTAGCCTTGGTGAACCTGACTTTGATACACCCGAACATATTAAACAGGCCGCTATTCAGGCTATCAATGATAATTGGAGCCATTATACACCTGTGCCGGGCTTTTTAGACTTACGCGAAGCCGTTTGCACTAAGTTGAAGAGAGATAATAACCTGGATTATAAACCTGAGCAAATTGTAGTTTCCACGGGAGCTAAACAAAGTCTCGCTAATGTACTGCTGGCTCTGGTAGATGAAAATGAAGAAGTTGTTATTCCTACTCCTTATTGGGTAACGTATTCGGAGCTGGTAAAGATTGCCCGCGGTAAAGTGGTTGAGATCAGGACCAGTGTTGAAAAAGGGTTTAAAGCTACTGCTGAAGAAGTAGAGGCTGCGATCACTCCCAATACAAAAGCTTTCTTGTTTTCTTCCCCCTGTAATCCCTCGGGGGCAGTATACAATAAAGAAGAACTGGCAGCTTTGGCACAAGTCTTTAAAAGGCACCCGCAGGTAACCATTATCTCTGACGAGATCTATGAATATATTAATTATGTGGGCGATCATGAAAGCATTGCGCAATTTGAAGATATTAAAGACCGGGTGGTAATCGTAAACGGCCTGAGTAAAGGTTTCGCAATGACCGGATGGCGTATAGGCTATACAGCTTCTTCAGTTGCTATTGCCAAAGGGATGGAGAAATTGCAGGGGCAGTTCACCAGTGGAACCTGCTCAATTGCGCAAAAAGCAGGTGTTGCTGCTTTAACAACAGACCTGAAGCCTACGCAGGAAATGGCGGAAGAATTCACCAGGAGGAAAAAACGTGTTCTGGAACTCGTAAACGAAATCCCAGGGGTTATCTGTTCAGATCCGGATGGAGCATTTTATATTTTCCCGGATATGAGCTCTTATTTTGGTAAGACCGATGGCGAGACTTTTATTAAGGATTCTGCCGATTTATGTATGTATATATTGAATACAGCACACGTATCTTCGGTTATGGGGGCGGCTTTTGGAGAACCTAATTGCGTTCGCTTCTCTTTTGCCAATAGTTTACCTAATATCGAAAAAGGATGGGTGCGGATTAAGGATGCATTATCTAAACTAAAGTAA
- a CDS encoding fructosamine kinase family protein, which translates to MVANNILNKLSITPKSIIQLNGGDINKAYAVTTATQRYFLKINTALLYPAMFIREANGLHILKNHSQLKVPEVIETGVLNDYQFLLLEWIEEDKATIPLLYQFGEKIAEMHLNSQPDYGLKDDNYIGSLPQINTLTSNWPEFYANCRLLPLVKLLRDKHLLSSGDVAKANQFCASIKNIFPEEKPALLHGDLWSGNYLRTASGSIAIFDPAVYYGHREMDIAMTKLFGGFPDEFYIGYNDRYPLEKGWHNRLAYAQLYPLLAHAVLFEQPYINRVRTILHRF; encoded by the coding sequence ATGGTCGCAAACAATATTCTAAATAAGCTTTCGATTACCCCAAAAAGCATCATACAACTAAATGGGGGCGACATCAATAAAGCCTATGCGGTCACAACAGCAACTCAAAGGTATTTTCTTAAGATAAACACTGCATTACTTTACCCCGCAATGTTTATAAGAGAAGCCAATGGTTTACATATATTGAAAAACCATAGTCAATTAAAAGTGCCGGAGGTTATTGAAACCGGAGTTCTGAATGATTATCAGTTTCTATTACTGGAGTGGATCGAAGAAGACAAAGCAACAATTCCCCTTCTCTATCAATTCGGCGAAAAAATTGCAGAAATGCACTTAAACAGTCAACCCGATTACGGCCTTAAGGATGACAATTATATCGGCAGTCTGCCCCAAATCAACACACTCACTTCAAACTGGCCGGAATTTTATGCTAATTGCCGCCTCTTGCCGTTAGTGAAGCTACTGCGTGACAAACACCTGCTGTCATCCGGGGATGTCGCCAAAGCCAATCAATTTTGCGCTTCCATTAAAAACATCTTCCCCGAAGAGAAGCCCGCCCTGCTCCATGGTGATCTCTGGAGTGGGAATTACTTGAGGACCGCCAGCGGCTCAATAGCTATTTTTGACCCAGCCGTATATTATGGACATCGCGAAATGGATATTGCTATGACGAAACTTTTTGGCGGCTTTCCGGATGAATTTTACATAGGCTATAACGATCGGTACCCTCTCGAAAAAGGATGGCACAACAGGCTTGCCTACGCTCAGCTATACCCTCTTTTGGCGCATGCAGTTCTATTTGAGCAACCTTATATCAACCGTGTCAGAACTATTCTGCATCGATTTTAA
- a CDS encoding four helix bundle protein translates to MTNYKNLEVWKKSMELVREIYLLTKTYPKEELYALTSQTKRAAVSVPANIAEGSGRNY, encoded by the coding sequence ATGACAAATTACAAAAATCTGGAGGTATGGAAGAAATCCATGGAACTTGTAAGGGAGATCTACTTACTTACAAAAACGTATCCCAAAGAAGAGTTGTATGCATTAACGAGTCAAACAAAAAGGGCTGCTGTATCTGTTCCCGCTAATATAGCCGAAGGTTCCGGCAGGAATTATTGA
- a CDS encoding protein phosphatase 2C domain-containing protein, with protein MSRAIVSYVQTDIGRRRDNNEDNFVWLSELWGKSSIALVGAIDGVGGYEGGEEASAMTKNTIENYLQNFSFGAPLQLLKEAFINANNAIHTRRAEANLQRMSCVASMAILDAEKELMYVAHVGDSRGYVFRNGELIKITQDHSTVGFKEDKGFLTEEEAMLHPQRNEISKMLGEYMIDANDTEGYFDFFEHSFLPGDIVLFCSDGLTDLVNRRGMIHILSGNVSLKAKAQQLIDAANELGGKDNITIAIAGYAAKAPAKKRAYKNTIEVPISEEEDLLTIMDKKPARKKKQWLWLLPVAFLAGFLANWAGTKKILQPASADRVDTVFIKDTIPYYDSLRRADTLIQATDTIFSDTARNRNTTGY; from the coding sequence ATGAGCAGAGCTATTGTATCATATGTGCAAACGGATATTGGCCGCCGGCGCGATAATAACGAAGATAATTTCGTATGGCTATCCGAATTATGGGGAAAGTCTTCTATTGCATTAGTAGGCGCTATCGACGGCGTTGGCGGTTATGAGGGAGGAGAGGAAGCTTCTGCAATGACCAAAAACACTATCGAAAACTATTTGCAGAACTTTAGTTTTGGCGCTCCGCTACAGTTATTGAAAGAAGCGTTTATTAATGCCAACAATGCTATTCATACGCGCCGCGCAGAGGCTAATTTACAAAGAATGAGCTGTGTGGCATCTATGGCGATATTGGATGCTGAGAAAGAGCTGATGTATGTAGCCCATGTAGGAGATAGCAGGGGCTATGTTTTCAGGAACGGCGAGCTGATTAAAATAACCCAGGATCATTCAACGGTAGGTTTTAAAGAAGACAAGGGCTTTCTTACAGAAGAGGAGGCTATGCTACATCCCCAGCGTAATGAGATCAGTAAGATGTTGGGGGAGTATATGATCGACGCCAACGACACCGAAGGCTATTTTGATTTTTTCGAACATAGCTTTTTACCGGGTGATATCGTATTGTTTTGCAGTGATGGCCTTACCGACCTGGTGAACAGGCGAGGTATGATTCATATACTTTCAGGCAACGTAAGCTTAAAGGCAAAAGCACAACAATTAATTGATGCCGCTAATGAGTTGGGGGGCAAGGATAATATAACAATTGCGATAGCAGGTTACGCAGCAAAAGCCCCCGCAAAGAAACGTGCTTATAAGAATACTATAGAAGTGCCCATTAGCGAAGAAGAAGACCTTTTAACTATTATGGATAAAAAGCCTGCACGTAAAAAAAAACAGTGGTTGTGGTTACTCCCGGTAGCGTTCCTGGCGGGATTCCTGGCCAATTGGGCCGGAACAAAAAAAATCCTCCAGCCCGCAAGCGCAGACCGGGTTGACACGGTTTTCATAAAAGACACGATACCTTATTATGATAGTTTGCGAAGAGCCGATACATTGATACAGGCCACAGATACCATTTTCAGCGATACTGCCCGAAACCGTAATACAACCGGCTATTAA
- a CDS encoding PH domain-containing protein, with protein sequence MMIVYKTKASLLIKLLFVTVLIVLLIIALVEKSIALLAVTAGFGAFTLYIFFTTHYIIYENTLTIKSGFLFTASVNIESIRKVTRMKRHLLSGPGFSVDRLMIEYSEHGCVIIAPRLREAFVQHLKRINPDILYTEQ encoded by the coding sequence ATGATGATTGTATATAAAACAAAAGCAAGCCTCCTGATTAAGCTATTATTCGTAACGGTTTTAATTGTTTTATTGATCATCGCCTTAGTTGAAAAAAGCATAGCATTGCTTGCCGTTACAGCCGGATTCGGAGCGTTTACGCTCTACATTTTTTTTACCACCCATTATATCATCTACGAAAACACGCTAACGATTAAAAGCGGATTTCTTTTCACAGCATCTGTAAATATCGAATCTATAAGAAAAGTGACCCGGATGAAGCGACATCTTTTAAGCGGCCCGGGATTTTCAGTAGACCGGCTAATGATAGAATATAGTGAGCATGGTTGCGTCATTATCGCACCCCGTTTACGCGAAGCCTTTGTGCAACATTTGAAAAGAATCAATCCGGATATTCTGTATACGGAGCAATAA
- a CDS encoding tetratricopeptide repeat-containing sensor histidine kinase yields the protein MSLHTKRSGILYTVTVTVFLFIFCSLSYAQDKKNTILLMPDNKAKVDSILSYVEKNGRDVSRGVLYEEAFRLVDQLHYREVEPLLFNSYGYFKRELSEYTESIGLHIKALELSKKQENIHEEIKAYNNLGVAYRRMDDYSTALEYLMNGLKLSEKTGDTYSATIALNSIGNIHLAQGNYRAAIDYFAQCMPLAIKAGNERGIAINLQNMGECYEKLNIADSAQLYYDRALEYNKKRNDLKGIAICYNSLGNILLEEGNSAKALALYKKALPINIQLGDRIFIANSYNHIAAAHLKDGDLPMARRMYDSALHISTAIRSVTEAKEAYWGLMKTSEAEHNWEQAYTYSSLYKALSDSITNVKSSQSVRAREVAYHQNKIALLEKDDRNKNIIMVGSLILFLLLLVSGILYYLRNRLLERNRSLHRELEIRSQIASDLHDDMGSSLSSIHIFSELLRKNGNNSHDLLSKIEANAKDTLEALDDIIWLVKPSNDKFSNLSMHISEFSIPLFESKNIAFEIDFPDTISEIPLPMETRRNIFLIIKESVNNLIKYSECSQASIKASFDQGDLCFTIKDNGKGFDPLKLTNRNGLKNLKARANQINADIQINSAPGQGTEIILVVRARELTVLHAV from the coding sequence ATGAGCCTTCATACTAAACGTAGCGGTATTCTGTATACAGTGACTGTAACTGTGTTCCTGTTTATTTTTTGCTCATTATCTTACGCGCAGGATAAAAAAAATACCATTTTGCTGATGCCTGATAACAAGGCAAAGGTGGATTCTATTTTAAGTTATGTAGAAAAAAACGGGCGTGATGTATCGCGGGGAGTATTGTATGAAGAAGCTTTCAGGTTAGTGGACCAATTACACTACAGAGAAGTGGAGCCCCTGCTCTTCAATTCATATGGATATTTTAAAAGAGAACTTTCAGAGTATACAGAATCAATAGGCTTGCACATCAAGGCCCTGGAACTTTCGAAAAAACAGGAAAATATCCATGAGGAAATCAAGGCGTATAATAACCTGGGTGTTGCCTACAGGAGAATGGACGATTATAGTACAGCCCTGGAATACCTGATGAATGGACTTAAATTGTCCGAAAAAACCGGCGATACCTATAGTGCAACAATTGCTTTGAATAGTATTGGCAATATTCATTTAGCCCAGGGAAATTACAGAGCTGCTATTGACTATTTTGCCCAGTGTATGCCCCTGGCTATTAAAGCCGGTAACGAACGCGGAATTGCAATCAATCTCCAGAATATGGGAGAGTGTTACGAGAAATTGAATATAGCGGATTCAGCACAGCTATACTACGATCGGGCATTAGAGTATAACAAAAAAAGGAATGATTTGAAAGGAATTGCGATTTGCTATAATAGTTTAGGTAATATCCTTTTGGAGGAAGGCAACTCAGCTAAAGCTCTGGCATTGTACAAAAAAGCATTACCGATCAATATCCAACTGGGTGACAGGATTTTTATTGCCAACAGCTACAATCATATAGCTGCTGCGCATTTGAAAGACGGAGATCTTCCCATGGCCCGCAGGATGTATGATAGTGCTTTACATATTTCAACTGCGATACGATCGGTAACAGAAGCCAAGGAAGCTTACTGGGGGCTGATGAAAACATCGGAGGCCGAACACAATTGGGAACAGGCCTATACCTATAGCAGCCTGTATAAAGCGCTTTCTGATAGTATTACTAATGTGAAAAGTTCGCAGTCTGTAAGAGCCCGTGAAGTAGCCTATCATCAGAATAAAATAGCGTTGCTTGAAAAGGACGACAGGAATAAGAATATTATCATGGTGGGTAGCCTTATTTTATTTTTATTGCTGCTGGTGTCGGGTATTTTATATTATTTAAGGAACCGGCTGCTTGAACGAAACCGCTCGCTGCACAGGGAATTAGAGATCCGTTCACAGATCGCTTCAGATCTGCACGACGATATGGGATCTTCTCTAAGCAGCATTCATATTTTTAGCGAGCTATTGCGTAAAAACGGGAATAATTCCCATGACCTGTTGTCTAAGATAGAAGCTAATGCCAAAGATACCCTGGAGGCGCTGGACGACATCATCTGGCTGGTTAAACCCTCCAATGATAAGTTCAGTAACCTGAGCATGCACATCAGCGAATTTTCCATACCGTTATTTGAATCGAAAAACATTGCTTTCGAAATCGACTTTCCGGATACCATTTCCGAGATTCCGCTACCGATGGAAACCAGGCGAAATATATTCCTGATTATTAAAGAGTCTGTTAATAACCTGATCAAGTACTCAGAATGCAGCCAGGCTTCCATCAAAGCGTCCTTTGACCAGGGTGATTTATGTTTCACCATAAAGGACAACGGAAAAGGGTTTGATCCCCTGAAGCTTACTAATCGAAACGGGCTTAAAAATTTAAAAGCCAGGGCGAATCAAATTAATGCAGATATCCAGATTAATTCGGCCCCCGGACAAGGTACTGAAATCATACTGGTGGTGAGGGCCAGGGAACTTACCGTTTTGCATGCGGTATAA
- a CDS encoding serine/threonine protein kinase, which produces MERTSINGYVLKYKLGDGGMAEVWYAENYLQKPAAVKILLKKFCEEADLVARFQNEARLMVHLNHPNIRNIQDFGMIEGRPCMIMEYLEGNDLSARMKGGEQFSGDQLVQWWNSLVDALQYTHRKHIVHRDIKPANIFVTDDGQVKLLDFGVAKIKDNITVTQTGSRMGTLMYMSPEQVYDVKNLTHKTDNYSLAVTFYHLVTGKAPYDSTKISDFEIQESIVRKDIDTSILPQPWRDLLPGYFNKNSEQRKELHPVQTNAAEDSDATLYINPAEPVKQSPKPDALPPKQVYHQPVTPRRSPFYVLFPIAVVLGLIAFALNKDKVTGFFKKDEGPVIREAVAKPKPKPKKAEADPSTDTPVSLPDTIISNGDDGSLDQVIVSADPAQLEAEVKTLINNYYKNRSNCSGLSAYFNNVVKQYYKKSNVPLGEIKKECEGYHGKWQYTEADISNDSYMFTHNQNGKTYVDFNMIYKIRQNEMDDWIPYNIDVSMVIDENHKIERIVERRIEKL; this is translated from the coding sequence ATGGAACGTACAAGTATTAATGGATATGTATTAAAATATAAACTGGGCGATGGAGGCATGGCAGAAGTGTGGTATGCCGAAAATTACCTGCAGAAGCCGGCAGCTGTTAAGATCTTACTGAAAAAATTTTGCGAAGAAGCAGACCTCGTTGCGCGTTTTCAGAATGAAGCCCGGCTAATGGTGCATCTGAATCACCCCAATATCCGCAACATACAGGATTTTGGAATGATAGAAGGGCGGCCCTGCATGATCATGGAGTATCTTGAAGGCAACGACCTGTCGGCCCGTATGAAAGGTGGCGAGCAGTTCAGCGGTGATCAGCTGGTACAATGGTGGAACAGTTTGGTTGACGCGTTGCAGTATACTCATAGAAAGCATATTGTACACCGAGATATAAAGCCGGCCAATATTTTTGTAACGGATGATGGACAGGTAAAGTTGTTGGATTTTGGCGTTGCCAAAATAAAGGATAATATCACTGTTACCCAAACGGGCTCGCGCATGGGTACCTTAATGTACATGAGCCCTGAACAGGTATATGACGTCAAAAACCTCACGCACAAAACTGATAATTATTCGTTGGCGGTTACCTTCTATCACCTGGTTACCGGCAAAGCTCCATACGACAGCACTAAAATCTCTGATTTTGAAATACAGGAAAGTATTGTAAGAAAGGATATCGATACCTCTATTTTGCCGCAGCCCTGGCGGGATCTGCTACCCGGCTATTTCAACAAGAACTCCGAACAACGAAAGGAATTGCACCCGGTTCAGACGAATGCTGCAGAAGACAGTGATGCTACTTTGTATATCAATCCGGCTGAGCCGGTAAAACAAAGTCCGAAGCCTGATGCTTTGCCGCCCAAACAGGTATATCATCAACCAGTCACACCAAGGCGCAGTCCGTTTTATGTGTTGTTTCCCATTGCAGTGGTTTTAGGGTTGATCGCTTTTGCTTTGAATAAAGATAAAGTGACAGGCTTTTTTAAAAAAGATGAAGGACCAGTTATCAGGGAAGCTGTCGCAAAGCCGAAACCAAAGCCAAAAAAGGCAGAAGCAGATCCTTCAACAGATACACCCGTAAGTTTACCCGATACGATCATCTCCAATGGTGATGATGGAAGTCTGGACCAGGTGATTGTGAGTGCCGATCCTGCCCAGCTTGAAGCAGAAGTAAAAACCCTTATCAACAACTATTACAAAAACAGGAGTAATTGCAGCGGGCTCTCTGCCTATTTTAATAATGTAGTAAAGCAATATTATAAAAAAAGTAATGTTCCGCTGGGCGAGATCAAAAAAGAATGTGAAGGTTACCATGGAAAATGGCAATATACAGAAGCAGATATCAGCAACGATTCCTATATGTTCACACATAACCAAAATGGTAAAACGTATGTAGATTTTAATATGATCTACAAGATCCGGCAAAATGAAATGGATGACTGGATTCCTTACAATATTGACGTTTCTATGGTTATAGACGAAAACCATAAAATAGAAAGAATTGTGGAGAGACGAATTGAAAAGTTGTAG